A region from the Wansuia hejianensis genome encodes:
- a CDS encoding cadherin-like beta sandwich domain-containing protein — MAERKKWKKHVGAVLLALLAALSAFSPLSVKAAAETVENGASRAVIPLEGMTLNRSSLFMKTGEQKSLTVSYVPADTTEEPELVWSSDDPAVARVEGSGTEAVVMAPEGAGGTAVITVSGGGFTASCPVLVTVQEPMLESVLFMQNSSGSNRYELTEGTPGSREFTLRVPENTNVVYVRPQLRDDIFSTAVITARFTDVNTGEEAALELPVDETTSLTSTAGRVIKAYDTTPRELVLEVTDQGRTETYQIHIVRGSYLGGFTLTDEGGGTVAYSPEFKKTTFAYSVHVPSSASWLKLNLTPAEKTSVRLAVNGQELTDGEYLLPLEPGTVTAVLEAGDGVYSVPYAYTLTVYVDEVCYLTVNLDPADAVFAVYDRENVQIDPKDGRYELIKGGTYTYTVSAPGYQSQSGSFTIEGDEEQSYTLEKSADSTLEELEAQWGGYWKNEDNQNIVDAAAPRALEYVEVKWKQQYGANADYSNSVSDGILVEDYICCFSGNVLMYLDRETGEVVKSASMAARGNSSFNKPLYGAGMIFVPLNDGRVQAFHAGTLESLWVYTDTVGGNASTALRYDSGYLYAGFADGNLVCLSVTDEDPDRTDEQKSAVWRKYDSGGYYRTGVYTGEKCLYACGRSGSVYCLDKRTGETLQSLSLPSEAGAASTAVCQDGGRIYFATENGWLFSYPYGEDGRLDEEGVAVLDLGGTVYGTPLVYNGRIYVGSATKDIYGVVLAPYYLNVVQLQDDGSLSLAYRMEIRGCPKGPGTLTTAYEAQEGCVYVYFTTDSASGSVYLLKDRAGAAEPVEGSGLLYQQTAVSGNGGGSVLADSQGNLYIRYESAWLYALKPTDLYLEGVEAEGENVVIDGGAEFDRQAESHSILLDAGADQVTLTFTASQGAVVSVEGREGNVQTVTLTEGRAEIEVLLTMDGQTRVYRFTIRQRSSDAALENLQVSYSPVLTIMQMELEPAFDPEITGYNSSLYGNDAIGTYYVWPLLPEDSQASVRVTVVSGVSGSDPGTEIEPMTVQLAEGPRQRYMVKPASTSAAVVDVTVTAEDGATERTYRLSMFRNNDRPSISAGSGAVVSRQEERVTLKVTANMAGYLYYLPDRKEGTAGLPSANEISKNGTRIAVTAGENTVTLEGFTAEESVVYLYEMSYAQRWSSGIQVEIPAWDGTDNPGPVGPDPPQGDLGDINGDGKITNADVAILLDGVTEGAVLSAEKADMNGDGQVTNADVSLLLELVTSGG; from the coding sequence ATGGCGGAAAGAAAAAAATGGAAGAAACATGTGGGGGCGGTGCTTTTAGCCCTGCTGGCCGCCCTCTCGGCCTTTAGCCCCCTTTCGGTCAAAGCGGCGGCGGAGACTGTGGAGAACGGCGCATCTCGGGCGGTCATTCCTCTGGAGGGAATGACTTTGAACCGTTCCAGTCTGTTTATGAAGACTGGGGAGCAGAAGAGCCTGACCGTGTCTTACGTTCCGGCGGATACCACTGAGGAGCCGGAGCTGGTCTGGAGTTCCGACGATCCGGCTGTGGCCCGGGTGGAGGGCAGCGGCACGGAGGCTGTGGTGATGGCTCCGGAGGGGGCCGGGGGCACGGCGGTGATCACGGTATCGGGCGGCGGCTTTACCGCCAGCTGTCCGGTGCTGGTCACGGTCCAGGAACCCATGCTGGAGAGCGTACTTTTCATGCAGAACAGCTCCGGCAGCAACCGCTATGAGCTGACCGAGGGAACGCCGGGGAGCCGGGAATTTACCCTGAGAGTCCCGGAGAACACCAACGTGGTCTATGTGAGACCCCAGCTCCGGGACGATATTTTCAGCACGGCGGTGATCACGGCCCGCTTTACCGACGTGAACACGGGAGAGGAGGCCGCCCTGGAGCTTCCGGTGGACGAGACCACCTCCCTGACGAGTACGGCGGGCCGGGTAATCAAGGCCTACGATACCACGCCCAGAGAGCTGGTTCTGGAGGTGACCGACCAGGGCCGGACGGAAACGTATCAGATACATATTGTCAGGGGCTCCTATCTGGGCGGCTTTACCCTGACGGACGAGGGCGGCGGAACGGTGGCCTACAGCCCGGAATTTAAGAAAACGACCTTTGCCTATTCGGTACACGTGCCCTCCTCTGCCAGCTGGCTGAAGCTGAACCTGACGCCGGCCGAGAAGACCAGCGTCCGGCTGGCGGTCAACGGCCAGGAGCTGACGGACGGCGAGTACCTGCTCCCCCTGGAGCCGGGAACGGTCACGGCGGTGCTGGAGGCTGGGGATGGTGTATACTCCGTTCCCTACGCCTATACGCTGACGGTCTATGTGGACGAGGTCTGCTACCTGACGGTAAATTTGGACCCCGCGGACGCGGTGTTCGCCGTCTACGACCGGGAAAACGTTCAGATTGATCCGAAGGATGGACGCTACGAGCTGATCAAGGGCGGAACCTATACCTATACGGTCTCCGCTCCGGGCTATCAGTCCCAGAGCGGCAGCTTCACCATTGAGGGCGACGAGGAGCAGAGCTATACCCTGGAAAAATCGGCGGACAGCACCCTGGAGGAGCTGGAGGCCCAGTGGGGCGGCTACTGGAAAAACGAGGACAATCAGAATATCGTAGACGCCGCCGCGCCCAGGGCCTTAGAGTACGTGGAGGTGAAGTGGAAGCAGCAGTACGGCGCCAACGCCGACTACAGCAACAGTGTCAGCGACGGGATTCTGGTGGAGGACTATATCTGCTGCTTTTCCGGAAACGTGCTGATGTATCTGGACCGGGAGACCGGGGAGGTGGTCAAAAGCGCCTCCATGGCGGCCAGGGGCAACAGCTCCTTCAATAAGCCGCTGTACGGGGCGGGAATGATCTTCGTTCCGCTAAACGACGGCCGCGTCCAGGCCTTTCACGCCGGAACCCTGGAATCCCTGTGGGTTTATACGGACACCGTGGGCGGCAACGCCTCCACGGCCCTCCGCTACGATTCGGGCTATCTGTACGCCGGTTTCGCGGACGGCAATCTGGTCTGCCTGTCGGTGACGGACGAGGACCCGGACAGGACCGACGAGCAGAAATCGGCGGTCTGGAGGAAGTACGACAGCGGGGGCTATTACCGGACGGGCGTGTATACGGGAGAAAAATGCCTCTACGCCTGCGGGCGCTCCGGTAGCGTCTACTGCCTGGATAAGCGGACCGGGGAAACCCTCCAGAGCCTTTCCCTTCCGTCGGAAGCGGGGGCGGCCTCCACGGCCGTCTGCCAGGACGGGGGCAGAATTTACTTTGCCACGGAAAACGGCTGGCTCTTTTCTTATCCCTACGGGGAGGACGGAAGGCTGGACGAGGAAGGGGTCGCGGTTCTGGACCTGGGCGGCACCGTCTATGGGACGCCCCTGGTCTATAACGGCAGGATCTACGTGGGAAGCGCCACAAAGGACATCTACGGTGTGGTGCTGGCCCCCTATTATCTGAATGTGGTGCAGCTGCAGGACGACGGAAGCCTTTCCCTGGCTTACCGGATGGAGATCCGTGGCTGCCCCAAGGGGCCGGGGACACTCACCACGGCCTACGAGGCCCAGGAGGGCTGTGTGTACGTGTATTTTACCACGGACAGCGCTTCGGGCAGCGTGTACCTGTTAAAGGACCGGGCGGGCGCCGCGGAGCCGGTGGAGGGCAGCGGCCTGCTTTACCAGCAGACGGCGGTCTCCGGCAACGGCGGCGGCAGTGTTCTGGCGGACAGCCAGGGAAATCTCTATATTCGCTATGAATCCGCCTGGCTGTACGCCCTGAAGCCCACGGATCTCTACCTGGAAGGGGTGGAGGCAGAAGGGGAAAATGTGGTCATAGACGGCGGGGCGGAGTTCGACCGCCAGGCGGAGAGCCACTCAATCCTTTTGGACGCCGGGGCGGACCAGGTCACCCTCACCTTCACGGCCAGCCAGGGGGCCGTGGTCTCCGTGGAGGGCCGGGAGGGCAACGTTCAGACCGTGACGCTGACGGAGGGCCGGGCGGAAATCGAGGTGCTGCTGACCATGGACGGCCAGACCCGCGTCTACCGGTTCACCATTCGGCAGAGGAGCAGCGACGCGGCCCTGGAAAATCTACAGGTCAGCTATTCCCCGGTTCTGACCATCATGCAGATGGAGCTGGAGCCGGCCTTCGACCCGGAAATAACCGGCTATAATTCCTCCCTTTACGGCAATGACGCCATCGGGACCTACTATGTATGGCCGCTGCTGCCGGAGGACTCCCAGGCTTCGGTCCGGGTGACAGTGGTCAGCGGCGTATCGGGCTCCGATCCGGGGACGGAGATTGAGCCCATGACCGTACAGCTGGCAGAGGGCCCCAGGCAGCGCTATATGGTGAAGCCCGCCAGCACGTCGGCCGCCGTGGTGGACGTCACGGTGACGGCGGAGGACGGGGCGACAGAGAGAACCTACCGTCTGTCCATGTTCCGGAACAACGACCGGCCCAGCATATCGGCCGGATCCGGGGCAGTGGTCAGCCGTCAGGAGGAAAGGGTGACCCTGAAGGTGACGGCCAATATGGCCGGCTACCTGTATTACCTGCCGGACCGGAAGGAGGGGACGGCGGGCCTGCCCTCGGCCAATGAGATTTCCAAAAACGGAACGCGCATAGCGGTCACGGCGGGCGAAAACACGGTGACCCTGGAGGGCTTTACGGCGGAGGAGAGCGTGGTCTATCTCTATGAGATGAGCTACGCCCAGCGCTGGAGCAGTGGTATCCAGGTGGAAATCCCGGCCTGGGACGGAACCGACAATCCGGGGCCTGTGGGGCCTGATCCGCCCCAGGGGGACCTGGGGGACATAAACGGCGACGGCAAGATTACCAACGCCGATGTGGCCATCCTGCTGGATGGGGTTACGGAAGGGGCCGTCCTGTCCGCGGAAAAGGCGGACATGAACGGAGACGGACAGGTAACCAACGCCGACGTCAGCCTTCTGCTGGAGCTGGTGACCTCCGGCGGCTGA